The following DNA comes from Immundisolibacter sp..
ACCAGCCCGCCGCCGCTCGGCCGGCCGACCAGACGGCCATCGGCGTCACGTGTGAGGACCAGCGGCAACCGGTTCGACACCACCACCAGGCGGCGCGGCGGCGGCGGCTCAAGCATGGTTCGGCGCTACCGTCGGGGGGGGCAGCGTTTCGATATGCAAGGTACGGGTCGGGAAGGCAAAGCCGACCCCCAGGGCGGCGAACCGCCGTAACAGTTCAAGGTTGATCGCCTGCTGGATATCCATATAGCGCCCGTAATCAGGGTCCAGTACGTAGTAGACCACCTCAAAGTCCAGCGATGAGTCGCCAAAACCCTTGAAGTGAGCACGATCAAACCGCGCGCCCGATTGCGCCTCGACGATCTCGCGCACCATCGCCGCGATGGCCTCCAGTTCCTCGGGCGAAGTTTGATACAGCACCCCAAAGCCGAACAGCACGCGCCGCTCGTACATGCGTTTGTAGTTGCGAATCCGGCTCTTGAGCAGATCGGAGTTGGCGAATACCACCTGCTCGCCAGACAGGCTGCGCACGCGGGTCGTTTTCAGACCAATATGCTGCACCGTGCCGGGTATGTCGTCGACAATGATGAAATCGCCGATTACGAACGGCTTATCCAGGGCAATCGATAGCGACGCGAACAGATCGCCCAGGATATTTTGCAACGCCAGCGCAACGGCAATGCCACCGATGCCCAGACTCGCCACCAGGGTAGTGATGTCGAAGCCAAGATTATCCAGAATCATCAGCAGCGCGACCGACCACAAGGCGACGCGCCCCATGAAGCCAAGCAAAGTCACCGTGGCCGCCGCAGCTACATCGTCGGCACGCTTGCGATCCAGGTAGCCGCTGAACCACACGTCAAAGGCGCGCTGCGCCCACCAGGCCACCTGCAGCAGCAGTGCCACCGCCACCAACCGTTCGAGGACGGTATCAATCTTGGCTGGCAGCACCAGCAGCCGGGCACCGATGAACAAGGCCAGCAACAGCAGCACGCCGCGCCGGGTGCCCTCGGCGATTGCCCCGACGTAGCGACTGACGCGTGCGTCGTCGCGCTCGGCCAAGCGGCTCAGGCGCCGCGTCAGCAGCCGCTGCACCAGCGGCAACAGTAGGCCGGCCACAAGAGCCAGCGCCAATGCCGCCAGCCAGGTCGTGACGGAATTTCCGAGCAGCACGGTGTCCAGCCACCGCGCCTGGATGAAATCGGACCAGATCATTTGTGTTGCTCCCTGAGCTCAACCCAACGCAGGAGAAACGCGCGCAGCCCCTCCGGGGGACGCAGCCAGACATCCGCTGCCGTGGTACGCCATTTCGGTCTCACCAGCGCGCGCAGTCCGCGGCCTTCGAGGGCGATGAAGGCATCCTCGTCGGTGTGGTCATCGCCCAGATAAGCCATGCAGCCGCCCCCTTGCGAATCGAGCTCGGCCAACACCTGGGACACAACCTGTCCCTTGTCGCAGCCGCGGGCGCGCAGCTCGATGCCGCCGTCGAACTCGTGCCAAAAAAGCTCACTAGCCAGCGCCAGGCCGGTGAAACGCGCCTCGAAATCCTGCAGCAATGCCTGCTGGTGCGCCGGCGCCAAGCCCCGCCAGTGAAACGCCAAAGATCCTGGCTTGCGCTCCACCCGCCCACCTAACAAGCGCGCCTGGCCTTCCCAGGCATCGACTTCGGCCAGCGCCTGCACCGCCCCCTCGCTCAGCGGTGTGCTGCTTTGATGCCCATCGGGCATACGCCGCTCGCGACCATGTCCACCCCACATCTCGGGTTCGAAATCGAGCTTCAGCAGGGGTCGCAAATCCCGGAGCGAGCGCCCGGATACGATAATCAGCCGATCATTGGGCAGGCGTCCGATGCGGTTCAACAGCGCTTCAACCCCGGGGTAAGGGCGAGCTTTTGCGGGGTCGATATGAAACGGCGCCAGCGTGCCGTCGTAGTCGAGCAGCAGGGCCGCCCGCGGGCTGCTGGCGAGCTCGGTCCATAAGCGTTGCACAGGGCCTGACTCAGGCAAGCGCAATACGGTTTTCTCCTGGCCGTAACAGGCCCGTCATAAGGCTGGTTCTGGACGTATCTGCCGTGTCTGCGGGCCGTCCTGTGACAGTCGAGGGTAACCCACGCACCCGTACCCCCACTTGTAGCGGTTCACCCACCGGACGGACCCGGCTGCCGACCAGACGCCGCTTCGCTGGCCTGTACGCGGTCCCGAATCAAGAAACCGCGCGAACCCTGGCATCGCCTGCAGCAACTGCGTTGCAGGGCCGGGTCAGTCATTCAGACCAAAGGACTGCGCCAGAAGTTCGTAGGAACGTTCACGGTCGGCATAGCTATAAGTGACGGTGACGATGCTGACCTCGTCGGTGTCGTACTCGGCGGCCAGCGCCTCGATCTGCTGTCGGCATTCGTCGGGGGTACCGATCACCGAGTGCTCGAGCACCTGTTGATACTGCGCCCGTTCGGCCGGCCCCATCGCCGCCTGCAGGCGCTCGGCTTCGTCAGGAGTTGGCAGGTCGATGATCCGGCCACGCGCCAATGCCTGATGGATCCACATACTGCGCGTGCTGGCGATGCGCAGGGCTTCGTCCCGTGTCGGTGCGCAAACCGCTG
Coding sequences within:
- the otsB gene encoding trehalose-phosphatase produces the protein MQRLWTELASSPRAALLLDYDGTLAPFHIDPAKARPYPGVEALLNRIGRLPNDRLIIVSGRSLRDLRPLLKLDFEPEMWGGHGRERRMPDGHQSSTPLSEGAVQALAEVDAWEGQARLLGGRVERKPGSLAFHWRGLAPAHQQALLQDFEARFTGLALASELFWHEFDGGIELRARGCDKGQVVSQVLAELDSQGGGCMAYLGDDHTDEDAFIALEGRGLRALVRPKWRTTAADVWLRPPEGLRAFLLRWVELREQHK
- a CDS encoding mechanosensitive ion channel family protein, yielding MIWSDFIQARWLDTVLLGNSVTTWLAALALALVAGLLLPLVQRLLTRRLSRLAERDDARVSRYVGAIAEGTRRGVLLLLALFIGARLLVLPAKIDTVLERLVAVALLLQVAWWAQRAFDVWFSGYLDRKRADDVAAAATVTLLGFMGRVALWSVALLMILDNLGFDITTLVASLGIGGIAVALALQNILGDLFASLSIALDKPFVIGDFIIVDDIPGTVQHIGLKTTRVRSLSGEQVVFANSDLLKSRIRNYKRMYERRVLFGFGVLYQTSPEELEAIAAMVREIVEAQSGARFDRAHFKGFGDSSLDFEVVYYVLDPDYGRYMDIQQAINLELLRRFAALGVGFAFPTRTLHIETLPPPTVAPNHA